A region from the Antennarius striatus isolate MH-2024 chromosome 22, ASM4005453v1, whole genome shotgun sequence genome encodes:
- the LOC137588987 gene encoding liprin-beta-1-like isoform X1, whose protein sequence is MMMSDASEMLAAALEQMDGIIAGSKAMDYSNGLFDCQSPTSPFLGGLRVLHLLEDLRGALELMDNEERDNLRCQIPDSTAEGLADWLHGRLTNGHSSETVYQERLSRLESDKECLILQVSVLTDQVEVQGEKIRDLDNCLEHHREKLNANEELLQQELLKQTALETQKLELMTEVSSLKLKLAAVDRDHRDNEGLYQEVTDLRFRVTDIENERLQCDKKLKATKEELQLLQRQLEDRELELRRLKDDHRLRVESHSRVEGGERDTEMLKMKRVLESLASSNDEKERRIKELEESLTRCQKVQEQVKEKLKEDDYEDIPDDLSVPVSMEVDQVTLALVGEAGRSSGESTPCIAVLSEMNELDRERQFHTAESSSDGPQPGITDQVRNPAGPSSPPKGNISNDSFGTKKARSSFGRGFFKLRGVKQTASSPNLAETEHKGTEHLDLAGVPPQKPRDEAPLPSSPETKKKSRGFRKFFGRLKRSHSTSFNLDDAAEVEFRRGGVRATAGPRLGWSREPKHSATTVPFSCWSRDEVCGWLHEQGLGLYVAQCQSWVTSGQMLLQASQHEVEKELCMKQPLHRKKLKLALQALGSEEEDLQGKLDHNWVTRWLDDIGLPQYKSHFDEARVDGRMLHYMTVEDLLSLKVGSVLHHLSIKRAIQVLRLNSYDPSCLRRRPSDENNVTPAEISQWTNHRVMEWLRSVDLAEYAPNLRGSGVHGGLMVLEPRFNVEALALLLNIPPNKTLLRRHLATHFHLLIGSEAQRLKQDCLENPDYTVLTATAKVKPRRLSFGGFGTLRKKRQDDGEEYVCPMNVEMPKSSSFQRGRVRIFDDGLDQLEQMEDSEGTVRQIGAFSEGINNLTSMLKDEDFLQEIPVGAAEAGNSGL, encoded by the exons ATGATGATGTCTGATGCCAGCGAGATGTTGGCGGCAGCCCTGGAGCAAATGGATGGGATAATAGCAG GCTCCAAGGCCATGGATTACTCCAATGGGCTATTTGACTGCCAGTCACCCACTTCGCCTTTCTTGGGTGGGCTTCGGGTGCTCCACCTGCTGGAGGATCTGCGGGGAGCGCTGGAGCTAATGGATAATGAGGAGAGGGACAATTTGCGATGTCAGATCCCAGATTCCACTGCAGAGGGTCTGGCAGACTGGCTGCACGGACGACTG ACAAATGGCCACAGCTCAGAAACTGTCTACCAAGAACGTCTGTCACGACTGGAGAGTGACAAGGAATGTCTTATTCTTCAG GTAAGTGTTCTAACAGACCAGGTGGAGGTGCAAGGTGAAAAGATTCGAGACCTAGACAACTGCCTGGAGCATCATCGGGAGAAACTGAATGCTAACGAGGAGCTGCTGCAACAG GAGCTGTTGAAGCAGACCGCACTGGAGACCCAGAAGCTGGAGCTAATGACTGAGGTGTCCagtctgaagctgaagctggcaGCTGTGGATAGAGATCACAGGGACAATGAG GGCTTGTACCAGGAAGTAACAGACCTGCGGTTCAGAGTGACTGATATTGAGAATGAAAGGCTGCAGTGTGATAAGAAACTCAAAGCGACCAAA gaggagctgcagctcctgcagagACAGCTGGAGGATCGAGAGCTGGAGCTGAGAAGGCTGAAGGATGACCATAGACTGAGAGTGGAGAGCCACAGCAgagtggagggaggagagagag AcacagaaatgttgaaaatgaagAGGGTGTTGGAATCGCTGGCATCATCTAATGATGAGAAG GAGCGAAGGATAAAAGAGCTGGAGGAGTCTCTGACCAGGTGCCAGAAAGTCCAGGAGCAGGTTAAAG AGAAGTTAAAGGAAGATGATTATGAGGATATCCCAGATGATCTCTCAGTTCCTGTATCCATGGAGGTGGATCAAGTGACCCTGGCACTGGTGGGGGAGGCAGGAAGGAGCTCTGGCGAG TCCACCCCGTGTATAGCAGTGCTGTCTGAAATGAATGAACTGGACAGAGAGCGACAGTTCCATACAGCTGAGAG TTCTTCAGACGGCCCACAGCCAGGCATCACTGACCAG GTCAGAAACCCAGCAGGACCTTCTTCTCCTCCTAAAGGAAATATCAGTAATGACAGTTTTGGGACGAAGAAGGCTCGCTCTTCTTTCGGTCGTGGCTTTTTCAAGCTTCGTGGAGTCAAGCAGACGGCCAGCTCTCCAAACCTGG CTGAGACAGAACATAAAGGCACGGAGCACCTGGACTTGGCCGGCGTTCCTCCACAGAAACCACGTGATGAAGCTCCTCTGCCATCCTCACCGGAAACCAAGAAGAAATCAAGAGGCTTCAGGAAGTTCTTTGGCAG ACTCAAGAGGAGTCACTCCACCTCCTTCAACCTTGACGATGCAGCAGAAGTGGAGTTCAGGAGGGGTGGAGTCAGAGCTACAGCTGGCCCACGACTCGGCTGGTCACGTGAACCTAAACACAG TGCCACAACTGTTCCTTTCTCCTGCTGGAGTAGAGATGAAGTGTGCGGATGGCTGCATGAACAGGGTCTGGGCTTATATGTGGCCCAGTGTCAGAGCTGGGTCACATCAGGACAAATGCTGCTGCAGGCCTCCCAGCATGAAGTAGAGAAG GAGTTGTGCATGAAGCAGCCTCTTCACAGGAAAAAGCTGAAGCTGGCTCTGCAGGCTCTGGggtcagaggaggaagacctCCAGGGCAAACTGGACCACAACTGGGTGACCA GGTGGCTGGATGACATTGGCCTTCCACAGTACAAGAGTCACTTCGATGAGGCTCGTGTTGATGGACGCATGTTACACTACATGACTGTG GAGGACTTGCTGTCTCTGAAGGTGGGCAGCGTTCTCCATCATCTCAGCATCAAAAGGGCCATCCAGGTCCTCCGCCTCAACTCCTACGATCCCAGCTGTCTGAGGCGGCGACCCTCTGATGAG AACAACGTCACCCCTGCAGAGATCTCCCAGTGGACCAACCACAGAGTGATGGAGTGGCTCCGTTCAGTGGATTTGGCAGAATATGCTCCGAATCTGAGGGGCAGCGGCGTCCATGGAGGGCTGATG GTTCTGGAGCCTCGATTCAATGTGGAAGCCCTCGCCCTGCTGCTCAACATCCCTCCCAACAAAACCCTGCTGAGACGCCACCTGGCAACACATTTTCACCTGCTGATTGGTTCGGAGGCTCAGAGGCTCAAGCAGGACTGCCTGGAGAACCCAGACTACACTGTCCTCACCGCCACCGCCAAGGTCAAG CCTAGACGCCTGTCTTTTGGCGGTTTTGGTACTTTGAGGAAGAAACGTCAGGATGACGGAGAGGAGTACGTCTGCCCTATGAATGTGGAGATGCCGAAGAGCAGCAGCTTCCAGAGGGGAAGGGTCCGGATCTTTGACGACGGCCTTGACCAGCTGGAGCAG ATGGAGGATTCTGAAGGGACTGTCAGACAGATCGGAGCATTTTCAGAAGGAATCAACAACCTGACG AGCATGCTGAAGGACGAGGACTTCCTTCAGGAGATCCCTGTTGGGGCAGCAGAAGCCGGTAACTCTGGTCTTTGA
- the LOC137588987 gene encoding liprin-beta-1-like isoform X2, with protein MMMSDASEMLAAALEQMDGIIAGSKAMDYSNGLFDCQSPTSPFLGGLRVLHLLEDLRGALELMDNEERDNLRCQIPDSTAEGLADWLHGRLTNGHSSETVYQERLSRLESDKECLILQVSVLTDQVEVQGEKIRDLDNCLEHHREKLNANEELLQQELLKQTALETQKLELMTEVSSLKLKLAAVDRDHRDNEEELQLLQRQLEDRELELRRLKDDHRLRVESHSRVEGGERDTEMLKMKRVLESLASSNDEKERRIKELEESLTRCQKVQEQVKEKLKEDDYEDIPDDLSVPVSMEVDQVTLALVGEAGRSSGESTPCIAVLSEMNELDRERQFHTAESSSDGPQPGITDQVRNPAGPSSPPKGNISNDSFGTKKARSSFGRGFFKLRGVKQTASSPNLAETEHKGTEHLDLAGVPPQKPRDEAPLPSSPETKKKSRGFRKFFGRLKRSHSTSFNLDDAAEVEFRRGGVRATAGPRLGWSREPKHSATTVPFSCWSRDEVCGWLHEQGLGLYVAQCQSWVTSGQMLLQASQHEVEKELCMKQPLHRKKLKLALQALGSEEEDLQGKLDHNWVTRWLDDIGLPQYKSHFDEARVDGRMLHYMTVEDLLSLKVGSVLHHLSIKRAIQVLRLNSYDPSCLRRRPSDENNVTPAEISQWTNHRVMEWLRSVDLAEYAPNLRGSGVHGGLMVLEPRFNVEALALLLNIPPNKTLLRRHLATHFHLLIGSEAQRLKQDCLENPDYTVLTATAKVKPRRLSFGGFGTLRKKRQDDGEEYVCPMNVEMPKSSSFQRGRVRIFDDGLDQLEQMEDSEGTVRQIGAFSEGINNLTSMLKDEDFLQEIPVGAAEAGNSGL; from the exons ATGATGATGTCTGATGCCAGCGAGATGTTGGCGGCAGCCCTGGAGCAAATGGATGGGATAATAGCAG GCTCCAAGGCCATGGATTACTCCAATGGGCTATTTGACTGCCAGTCACCCACTTCGCCTTTCTTGGGTGGGCTTCGGGTGCTCCACCTGCTGGAGGATCTGCGGGGAGCGCTGGAGCTAATGGATAATGAGGAGAGGGACAATTTGCGATGTCAGATCCCAGATTCCACTGCAGAGGGTCTGGCAGACTGGCTGCACGGACGACTG ACAAATGGCCACAGCTCAGAAACTGTCTACCAAGAACGTCTGTCACGACTGGAGAGTGACAAGGAATGTCTTATTCTTCAG GTAAGTGTTCTAACAGACCAGGTGGAGGTGCAAGGTGAAAAGATTCGAGACCTAGACAACTGCCTGGAGCATCATCGGGAGAAACTGAATGCTAACGAGGAGCTGCTGCAACAG GAGCTGTTGAAGCAGACCGCACTGGAGACCCAGAAGCTGGAGCTAATGACTGAGGTGTCCagtctgaagctgaagctggcaGCTGTGGATAGAGATCACAGGGACAATGAG gaggagctgcagctcctgcagagACAGCTGGAGGATCGAGAGCTGGAGCTGAGAAGGCTGAAGGATGACCATAGACTGAGAGTGGAGAGCCACAGCAgagtggagggaggagagagag AcacagaaatgttgaaaatgaagAGGGTGTTGGAATCGCTGGCATCATCTAATGATGAGAAG GAGCGAAGGATAAAAGAGCTGGAGGAGTCTCTGACCAGGTGCCAGAAAGTCCAGGAGCAGGTTAAAG AGAAGTTAAAGGAAGATGATTATGAGGATATCCCAGATGATCTCTCAGTTCCTGTATCCATGGAGGTGGATCAAGTGACCCTGGCACTGGTGGGGGAGGCAGGAAGGAGCTCTGGCGAG TCCACCCCGTGTATAGCAGTGCTGTCTGAAATGAATGAACTGGACAGAGAGCGACAGTTCCATACAGCTGAGAG TTCTTCAGACGGCCCACAGCCAGGCATCACTGACCAG GTCAGAAACCCAGCAGGACCTTCTTCTCCTCCTAAAGGAAATATCAGTAATGACAGTTTTGGGACGAAGAAGGCTCGCTCTTCTTTCGGTCGTGGCTTTTTCAAGCTTCGTGGAGTCAAGCAGACGGCCAGCTCTCCAAACCTGG CTGAGACAGAACATAAAGGCACGGAGCACCTGGACTTGGCCGGCGTTCCTCCACAGAAACCACGTGATGAAGCTCCTCTGCCATCCTCACCGGAAACCAAGAAGAAATCAAGAGGCTTCAGGAAGTTCTTTGGCAG ACTCAAGAGGAGTCACTCCACCTCCTTCAACCTTGACGATGCAGCAGAAGTGGAGTTCAGGAGGGGTGGAGTCAGAGCTACAGCTGGCCCACGACTCGGCTGGTCACGTGAACCTAAACACAG TGCCACAACTGTTCCTTTCTCCTGCTGGAGTAGAGATGAAGTGTGCGGATGGCTGCATGAACAGGGTCTGGGCTTATATGTGGCCCAGTGTCAGAGCTGGGTCACATCAGGACAAATGCTGCTGCAGGCCTCCCAGCATGAAGTAGAGAAG GAGTTGTGCATGAAGCAGCCTCTTCACAGGAAAAAGCTGAAGCTGGCTCTGCAGGCTCTGGggtcagaggaggaagacctCCAGGGCAAACTGGACCACAACTGGGTGACCA GGTGGCTGGATGACATTGGCCTTCCACAGTACAAGAGTCACTTCGATGAGGCTCGTGTTGATGGACGCATGTTACACTACATGACTGTG GAGGACTTGCTGTCTCTGAAGGTGGGCAGCGTTCTCCATCATCTCAGCATCAAAAGGGCCATCCAGGTCCTCCGCCTCAACTCCTACGATCCCAGCTGTCTGAGGCGGCGACCCTCTGATGAG AACAACGTCACCCCTGCAGAGATCTCCCAGTGGACCAACCACAGAGTGATGGAGTGGCTCCGTTCAGTGGATTTGGCAGAATATGCTCCGAATCTGAGGGGCAGCGGCGTCCATGGAGGGCTGATG GTTCTGGAGCCTCGATTCAATGTGGAAGCCCTCGCCCTGCTGCTCAACATCCCTCCCAACAAAACCCTGCTGAGACGCCACCTGGCAACACATTTTCACCTGCTGATTGGTTCGGAGGCTCAGAGGCTCAAGCAGGACTGCCTGGAGAACCCAGACTACACTGTCCTCACCGCCACCGCCAAGGTCAAG CCTAGACGCCTGTCTTTTGGCGGTTTTGGTACTTTGAGGAAGAAACGTCAGGATGACGGAGAGGAGTACGTCTGCCCTATGAATGTGGAGATGCCGAAGAGCAGCAGCTTCCAGAGGGGAAGGGTCCGGATCTTTGACGACGGCCTTGACCAGCTGGAGCAG ATGGAGGATTCTGAAGGGACTGTCAGACAGATCGGAGCATTTTCAGAAGGAATCAACAACCTGACG AGCATGCTGAAGGACGAGGACTTCCTTCAGGAGATCCCTGTTGGGGCAGCAGAAGCCGGTAACTCTGGTCTTTGA